Proteins from one Ranitomeya variabilis isolate aRanVar5 chromosome 1, aRanVar5.hap1, whole genome shotgun sequence genomic window:
- the LOC143794004 gene encoding uncharacterized protein LOC143794004 isoform X2: protein MREKQYKRFLISIIVSAEYFILFSYSKSCEGLFCNQLNSTQSNLSSYINQPMRSATPESPGTHVNKIAFKGTIEGNKLNKKCCYNGGTCFLGTLCICPKKYRERYCEYEKWPQARSCCHELCGVNIAS from the exons ATGAGAGAAAAGCAATATAAAAG GTTTCTGATTAGCATCATTGTGTCTGCCGAGTATTTCATCCTGTTTTCCTACA GTAAATCATGTGAAGGTTTATTTTGCAATCAATTGAATTCCACACAGTCAAACCTTAGCTCTTATATAAACCAGCCTATGCGCAGTGCAACCCCGGAAAGTCCAGGCACACACGTCAATAAAATAGCCTTCAAAGGCACTATTGAAG GTAACAAATTAAACAAGAAGTGTTGTTATAATGGAGGAACTTGTTTTCTGGGGACACTTTGCATCTGTCCTAAGAAGTACCGTGAACGTTACTGTGAATATGAAAAGTGGCCTCA aGCCAGATCTTGTTGCCATGAACTCTGCGGGGTCAACATTGCATCATAG
- the LOC143794004 gene encoding cryptic protein-like isoform X1, with the protein MREKQYKRFLISIIVSAEYFILFSYSKSCEGLFCNQLNSTQSNLSSYINQPMRSATPESPGTHVNKIAFKGTIEGNKLNKKCCYNGGTCFLGTLCICPKKYRERYCEYEKWPQDCHGGILNGEWVVQGCSLCRCFLGELHCLNPSAECEPDLVAMNSAGSTLHHRGLTVFGLTLMIFVLCTVF; encoded by the exons ATGAGAGAAAAGCAATATAAAAG GTTTCTGATTAGCATCATTGTGTCTGCCGAGTATTTCATCCTGTTTTCCTACA GTAAATCATGTGAAGGTTTATTTTGCAATCAATTGAATTCCACACAGTCAAACCTTAGCTCTTATATAAACCAGCCTATGCGCAGTGCAACCCCGGAAAGTCCAGGCACACACGTCAATAAAATAGCCTTCAAAGGCACTATTGAAG GTAACAAATTAAACAAGAAGTGTTGTTATAATGGAGGAACTTGTTTTCTGGGGACACTTTGCATCTGTCCTAAGAAGTACCGTGAACGTTACTGTGAATATGAAAAGTGGCCTCA agattgtCATGGTGGTATCCTCAATGGAGAATGGGTAGTCCAAGGATGTTCTTTGTGTAGATGTTTCTTGGGAGAACTTCACTGCTTGAACCCTTCAGCAGAATGTG aGCCAGATCTTGTTGCCATGAACTCTGCGGGGTCAACATTGCATCATAGGGGTTTAACTGTTTTTGGATTGACCCTGATGATTTTTGTGCTGTGTACAGTTTTTTAA